From a single Pseudorasbora parva isolate DD20220531a chromosome 15, ASM2467924v1, whole genome shotgun sequence genomic region:
- the LOC137041880 gene encoding uncharacterized protein translates to MDSGRGMFCPFCGKHMNSLTRFCFACGRCLEFLKDAEQTETPNILHQCVQYFNEGHSYSVIVDMMSSLHGVNISLRTLKSKLNEAGLYRRKNYSSPNSVSNAIRLELRGPGQLFGYRTMWQVLKQKYNFRVKRDDVMNLLRELNPRGCESRTRRRFTRRTYHSMGPNYMGHADGYDKLKPFGLAISGCIDGFSRKVLWLECGPTNNNPTVIAHYFMSCVRNLGVIPMRLRTDCGTENGIMAAIQCTLRHHHSDYYSGASSHMYGSSVNNQRIESWWSIFRKGRSQFWMELFADLREAGYFNGSHEHHCLLRYCFGDVIQKDLDECVRLWNSHRIRPSRTAACPGGVPNELYYLPHRFGSRDCGFEIQHAELDALPEASLSMTPCGDPNMQEYLDFSMEHNQLQKPENWESASELYMKLKEIAQL, encoded by the exons ATGGACTCCGGACGAGGGATGTTTTGCCCTTTTTGTGGCAAACACATGAACAGCTTAACGCGGTTCTGCTTCGCGTGTGGTCGGTGTTTGGAGTTTTTGAAGGACGCGGAACAGACGGAAACACCAAACATACTGCATCAATGTGTGCAATATTTTAATGAGGGCCACTCGTACTCTGTAATCGTGGACATGATGTCAAGTCTACACGGTGTAAACATCAGCTTGAGGACTCTTAAAAGTAAACTAAACGAAGCCGGGTTGTACCGCAGAAAGAATTATTCCTCTCCAAACTCCGTGAGTAACGCCATCAGATTGGAACTTCGTGGACCTGGACAACTATTTGGCTACCGCACGATGTGGCAGGTACTTAaacaaaagtacaattttcGAGTGAAGAGAGATGATGTGATGAATTTGCTCCGGGAGCTTAATCCTCGAGGGTGTGAGAGCAGAACCCGCAGAAGGTTTACTAGAAGAACCTACCACTCAATGGGACCTAACTATATGGGGCACGCAGATGGTTATGATAAGCTTAAGCCATTCGGTTTGGCCATATCGGGATGCATAGATGGATTTTCACGTAaagtactgtggcttgaatgtGGACCAACAAATAATAACCCAACAGTGATTGCTCACTATTTCATGTCATGCGTGCGAAACCTCGGTGTCATCCCCATGAGACTGAGGACTGATTGCGGCACTGAGAACGGCATAATGGCTGCAATTCAATGTACCTTACGCCACCATCACAGTGACTACTACTCTGGAGCGTCCAGCCACATGTACGGCTCATCTGTAAATAACCAGCGCATTGAGTCCTGGTGGTCTATATTTAGAAAGGGAAG GTCTCAGTTCTGGATGGAGTTATTTGCGGACCTTAGAGAAGCCGGATATTTTAACGGGAGTCATGAGCATCACTGCCTATTGAGATATTGCTTTGGTGATGTTATTCAGAAGGACTTGGATGAGTGTGTGAGACTGTGGAACAGTCACAGGATTCGCCCTTCCAGAACAGCAGCATGTCCAGGAGGAGTTCCCAATGAACTCTACTACTTACCACACAG GTTTGGCTCCAGAGATTGCGGATTTGAAATTCAACATGCTGAATTGGATGCCCTTCCTGAGGCTAGCCTGTCAATGACTCCTTGTGGGGACCCAAACATGCAGGAGTACTTGGACTTTTCCATGGAACACAATCAGTTACAGAAGCCGGAGAACTGGGAGTCTGCATCAGAACTGTACATGAAACTAAAAGAAATTGCTCAGCTATGA
- the LOC137041881 gene encoding uncharacterized protein yields MDSGRGMFCPFCGKHMNSLTRFCFACGRCLEFLKDAEQTEKPGTSRQQDSAKQTEQPSPSYKQFMEYRSSKSKERQSFNYGPKGRCKPKERKHVQINVGLMVPHESGGTDLKPLRGKTLPLFTDPDVAAPDLLKQAVQKMRTFNKDMHEGPYVLLYPDCSEVVHVPGSERPFQLAEYKKEIGKAYCRITFFICLEKHYKRVDDTSDSDSDSEIVFTTRSTAEFNRADTLVFEPENQSTPKLKLEDER; encoded by the exons ATGGACTCCGGACGAGGGATGTTTTGCCCTTTTTGTGGCAAACACATGAACAGCTTAACGCGGTTCTGCTTCGCGTGTGGTCGGTGTTTGGAGTTTTTAAAGGACGCGGAACAGACGGAAAAACCGGGGACGTCTCGACAGCAGGACAGTGCTAAGCAAA CAGAACAACCAAGCCCATCATACAAGCAGTTCATGGAGTACAGAAGCTCCAAGTCTAAAGAAAGACAGTCTTTTAACTAtgggccaaaaggaagatgcaAGCCTAAAGAAAGAAAGCACGTCCAG ATAAATGTAGGATTGATGGTGCCACATGAATCTGGTGGAACTGATTTAAAACCTCTAAGAGGGAAAACACTCCCGTTATTTACAGACCCGGATGTAGCAGCACCTGACCTACTGAAACAAGCTGTACAGAAAATGAGAACATTTAACAAGGACATGCACGAAGGACCTTATGTCCTTTTGTATCCAGACTGCTCAGAGGTGGTCCATGTGCCTGGGTCAGAAAGGCCATTTCAATTGGCAGAATATAAAAAGGAAATAGGAAAGGCATATTGCAGGATCACTTTTTTCATTTGCCTAGAAAAACACTATAAAAGAG tggaCGATACCTCAGACTCAGATTCTGATTCCGAAATTGTCTTTACAACACGGAGTACAGCTGAATTCAATCGAGCTGACACTTTG GTTTTTGAACCAGAAAATCAAAGTACTCCCAAACTCAAACTGGAAGACGAAAGGTAG